In the genome of Hevea brasiliensis isolate MT/VB/25A 57/8 chromosome 14, ASM3005281v1, whole genome shotgun sequence, the window ATTGCAGCTCCGGAGTTTCTCATATATTGTCTTGTTCTATAACCAGCATTCCTTCTACatgaagaaaatggagagaaTAAATATAAAGAGAAAAAATTCAGATGATCGAATCAAGAAACTACCTTCCGAGTGCCCTTAGCATTAGTGCCAGATATCAATTTATCAATTAGAATTTTCAGAAATGCCGACAAGTGAAATTGGTACCTGCAACTTAATTGTATTTCTTGCGTTTTTACCGCTGTCCACTGCCGATAGAGTCAATGAGTTAGAAGTTCCCCTCCAGAACTTCATACACGTTTTTCAAGAAGGAGGCAGCAATTAATCTTCATAACTTATCATTTCAATTTTCCTGTGCGCAAAGAATCAGAGTGTCATATTtcacataaaaaattaaaaagaagttgccaattgaagataaaagCACAACTTACAGATGTGGTAGAAGATTTTTCTTCGTCCTCTAGTAGATAGCAGCCCTCCCATTGAATTCTCTTGCCATCAACTTCAACATTTGGGATGTGAGAAATAAAAGGCCAATCCTCACCCTTTTTATCTGCACATCTTTCGCTCAACAGGGGACAACCACTAATTGTCAATTCTCGTAAAGAGGTGAGGGAACGCATCTCTTGAGGCAGAGATGTTAATCTTGGGCAATTCCGAATCTCTAATTGTTGAAGAGAAGTGAGATTGTGCAGTCCATCTGGAGGTAGAAATTCGAGATCCTTAATGACCCCAATAATGAGCTTCTTCAATTTAGAAAGAGGAGGAAcgattgaggaagaagaagaagaagttgatGTTGTGAATATTTGCTGCACAAGTTGCACGCTCACTTTCCTCAATTCTAATTCTTCATCGAGAGATGGAAACTGAGGGATCAAACTCAAATTAGGGCAATCAACACCGTGGAATTCAGAAAGACTAGGAAATTGGAGTAGGTCTGGTGATGATATGGTGGTTGAATCATCACTGTCGTCTTCATACCTCTTCATCCGCCATCCTATCAGCTTACGAGAAGCCCGCAATATTAGAACCTTGAGGGATGGAAAGAATGATGCTCCTTGTCCCTCAATTTCTATGTATTCTAAATCACGTAATCCCCAAGTCTCTAACATTTGAAGTGAAGGGATTTGATTCAGCGGTGGGAGATGCTGACATCTGCAATTCAGTAACCTAATATTGACAAGATTTGTGAGGGAAGAAAACCAACTTGGTAACCTCGTGCCTCTGTACTTCTCCACTACTAACTCTTTAAGATTAGGATGCGGTTGGAGATTTTGGAATGCTATTTCTTCACTTTGAACATTTGCATCATCATTTGGATCCGACCACAAAAACAATGATTGAAGAAGCGACTTGTCTTCCAAAATAGGATTTATTATCCCATTTTTCACATATCCCAAATTTCTAATTTGAAGAAATCCTCTCAAATTGTTGAGGCTATTCAATTCATTTAATCCTCCAACATTCTTTGCCACTGAATTATCTTTTGCCACTACAAACCATGTCAACGTTCGAAGTGAAGTCAATTGCCCAAGCCCACGTGGCATATGGGTCAAATTCGAACAGCCAACACAATACAAATGCCTAAGATTAATCAGTTTTTTAATATCTTTAGGCAGTTCCTTCAGCCTACTACAATTGGTGACATTTAGCACTTGTAAATTTTGTAGATTCGTAATAGAATTTGGAAGTGCTACGATGTTCACATTAGTAGAAACATCAAGATATCTTAGATGTTTTAGTTTATTTATGGAATTGGACACTTTTTCAATCTTTGCCCGATTCATATCACACACCCGTAACTCTCTAAAGTTTGGAACAATAACTTTAGAGATTGACAACTTACTTACATCACCCTCTCTAATAGGAAATTCATGACGTGGCAAAAAAAACGTTCTCAATTTTAGTGCATTGCATAATCCAGCAGGAATTTGTTGGGATGAATTTAAGCAGAAGTCAAATGATACGTGACGGACACTTTCATCAACGCTTTTTTCTTTAGAATTTATTATGCAAATGCCCTCCCCAGCAACTGAAGTTGCGAGGTCATGCATCAAATCATGCATTTTGCAACTTTCTACATTGCCTAATTCATCCCTCTCTACTTCCTGAAAAAATGACCTCCACCACAACTCTGTAAAATACTGTAGCCCAATGTCTTCAACACatagacttgaatttgatgactcAATGAATCCTTGAGCAATCCAAAGATGAATTAATGTTTTCACATCAATCACATAATCTTTGGGAAATAATGCACAATATACAAAACAATGCTTCAAATGTGATGGCAGATGATCATAACTCAATTTAAGGGTTGGCAAAATGTCATTCTCATTCTGAGCTATCTTAGAGAGTTCCTCTTGTAAGAAAACTAACCATTCAGTTTCTGGATTTTTTAAGCATAAAATACTTGCAATTGTCTTTATTGCAAGGGGAACTCCAACACATTTACTAACAATCTCCTCCCCTGTTTTTTTAACACTTGAATCTTTTGGTTCTTGTGCTCTGAGAGCTACTCGAAGGAACAAAGACCAAGATTCAGTTGGAGATAAGCTTTTCAAAACGTAGGGTTCCACTGTGCTAGCTACCTCTGCTACTTTTCTAGAGCGAGTGGTTACTAATATTTTACTCCCGCCAGAACCACCCACTAATAATTTCTTCAAACTATCCCATCTTTCACGATTTTCATTCCATACATCATCCAACACTAGCATATATTTTTGTCCGTTAATAATTTTTCCAAGGTCAGTTTTCAATGTCTCTAGCTCAAGTTCTTCTGACTTTGTACCCTTTGCAGACTCTAAGATTTTTTTAACAATCATTTTCACATCAAAAGGATCTGATACACAAACCCACAACTTTACTTCAAAATGTTTCCTAACTTGCTCATCATTGAATATGAATTGAGCAAGTGCAGTCTTCCCTAATCCCCCAATTCCAACAATTGAGAGAACTGAAACATTCTCTTCACTGTTGGAAGCCAACAGAAATTCTATAATTGCCGTTTTGTCACCCTCTCTCCCAATAACAACTTCAGGCACAGAGGATTCAGTTTGATCCCTGACCTTAGTTGTATAACCCCTCTCCTCATTGTGAACCTCTAAGTTGAATGATTCTGTATCAGCATCTATCTGAAGTAATCTCTTCCTAATTGCCTTGATTTTATGACCCATCTTAAAACCATAAACAAGCCGAttcgaagaagaaaagaaaaggcttaCCTCCTTTGTCATTCTATTTCCAGTCATCACTTGGCGCTGCAAAGCTTCAGTGGCAAAGTCATCTATCAAGTCATCAGCATCATAAACAATTTCTTGAAGCTTTCCAAGCCAATCTTTGACTTGTTCGTTGAGGGCAGCCTTCTTCTCAGCATCAAGAAGTACAGCCCGAATTCTGGAGACTGTGCCTTTGAGTTTCTTAAGCTCATCTTTGACACCCCACCACACTCCAATCTCTTGCAGGGCTCGAGAACCCAGCTTCTTAATGATCTCCCCAGCAATATCAAAGAGTACTCCTTCGGCCATTCTGGGTATTTTCGTTAGGTGTTTTTGAGGTTGTGAAGGGATGAAATGTTGCTGTGAAGATGATGGCAAAGCAATGCTAATATTTATAAGACACTCACGGAATGTTATTGCCTTGGAGGTGAAGTCTATGCGAATATGCCACGAGCACAGAAAGTAATTAGGGGTTTTGTTAAGTTTTGATATTTAGTATAGATGAATGGAGATTTTGATGaaaacttttaataaattttaataatttgtgttttatttttgtaAGAGTTAAtgttacaaataaaaataaaattattgatgcatattttatgaaaataattttttaaaatttaaaaattattattttattttcaatggaaagcgacacttaaaaagaaaaataaatatataaataaataaagatcGCCCCCTAACattaatttttagttttgtcattgGTTTCAGATGTTTAGCCTTGAATGTAAGAGAATATATTAATATTCTACATGCATTTAGCACTTCTCTTCTCTTCTAACGGTGAGTTAAACTcggctaattttttttaaattgcaatcaaaattaaatactaattatttttttttcttcaatcatTGGAATGACGAGCTCCTTTTTCAcgatttaagttttttttttcttttcataaaagCAAATTCTTCATCAACTTTAGAAAAAGAAAAACTTTAGGATCATTATTTTGTCTTTATGTTTGTTGGTAAATTCCTCTCTGTCTCCAtgtattcaaattttctttttgtgGAGCACCATTCTTCTGTTTTTCAAAGCATTGGTTTCTACTCCCCCCTCCCTGCCTGCGTCTTCTCATTCTCTTTCGTCTCAACGCCACTAGCCAATATCCAccatctcatttttttttttaattttattaaattttaaaattataaatttgaagGTAATATATAGGAGAAAATAAAAATCTAACTGGGTTTATTCCTTCAATTATGACATACCCTATGCATCATGAGCTTTGATATAATAAATCGGAATTATTTTCAAAATCATAAGAAAAGAGAACAAATGATAAGGCCCACACACTTGCTACGCCTAAGTAATAATTGCATGTCATTGGGACCAACAATATTAACTAGTCGAACTATTGCACTAAATGCGAATAATTATtacaattatataattaatattttaaataatgaatacaaaaatataattttgtatcatataattcaatattttatcacTTAaaggataaaaaattaattttcattaaaatggtATCCTAAACTAttctttaaaatgttaatattttgtaaaaaataaataaaaaactaaTTAGGGAGAGATTCTtgaaaatatgaatttttttattttattttagcttttatattgatacatagatTCTTATAATCCAATTATATTATCAATTAGtctattacttatttttaatattttataatagtaTTTAAGTGGCAATCGACATCAATTGATTATCCTCGAAAACTATAACTTATAATTTTtgtgtaaatttttaatatttaatgataaataGAAAGATAGAAACATTCAATAAAATTAGTTAAATTAATAATGGGACAATGATGAAAGGTAAATGTGAATTAACGGTGATGATGTGAAAGAAAGTTAAAAAAAGATAATTGAAATGGGCTAGTGTGAAAGCAAGAAAATTAAGTAAAGACCTTGATGATGAAAAGAAACGATAATAATGAACATAAgataattaataaaagaaaaaaaaagggggcCTCCAGCACAAACAAATAAAAGTGCGTAACACGAGGTGATGTATGACTATTTCACAAAATGGACCAGCTAGGCACCCTGCATCAACAAAAAGAACAATATAAAACACTAAAAAATTATGATGAGATGGAGTAGTTCATACTGAGATCACATTTGGATCCAGTTCCATTATTCCTAACACAAAGAAAAAGTTTTGAGAAATTTTGCAGGTAAATTTTCAATGAAATTCTAAAATAAAGATTTTTTCAACATAATACAATGAACTCAATAATTGAAAGAGAGTGCGGATATTTTTCTGAAAATTTACTTAGAATGAATGCATCACCATCTAATAAAATaacacaataaaaaaaatatatactcagttaatttatcattatttattattattattcttattttttaaaatttataacattATTTCATCATgctattaaaaaaaagaaatattttgATTGAATAGAGAAAATGGATTGATTTTAACCTTAGTTTAAAAGTTAATTCAAAAGGAAGATGtgtgtttaaattttatatgtaatataatattttatctaAATCAGTGTCAGACAATACATCTCTTCACAttcaaatataaatatataaaatgtgAAATTTTACATGCAAACACATTTACGGATGATTCaacattaaaatatcaaaattttaatatcatataAAAAAAATCAGATATAATTTCATCTAAAAGCTAACTTACCATAATATAAACATTGAAATATAAACTTTTGGCATATGATTGTATGGAGACACTTCAGATTTTTGTTTTctccaaaattatatatatatatatatatatatatatatatatatatatatatatatatatatatatatattgacttGCCGATATCTTCTTTAATATTGACTTTACAAGcagcaaattatatatatatatatatatatatatatatatatatatatatatatatatatatatatatatatatatgtcaaatTAGGGCTGTGGTCCTAATTGATTTCCCTGTCAGCTACGACACTTGTGTGATATAGCAATGGAAAGAAACATCCTCGACAGCCATCTGTGGAAATTTACAAGCATTGTCTATTCATCCATCTGTGGAAATTTACAAGCATTGTCTATTCATCCATCTGTGGAAATTTACAAGGCATTGTCTATTCATTTCATTTTTGTAACACACATTtctgtatttaaaaaaaaaaaactaaaaaaacctTAGCCTTGTGGAAATTTGAGTTctaaaaaaaaaagcttttaacTTTTGTGAGTTGTTATATTCTTTATTATAATCAacgatttaaaattaataaaaatataaataaaatataattatataataaaatacactaattcaaatataaaataaattaaattgataaaaaaatatacataaataaaattactatcgTTAGTTTTCTCTTTGGGTTGTTTTCTAGTTTTTTTCTTAAAAGAAAAATCTTTTACTCCCAATCTTAAATAGCATGGttgaaaaaattaattgaaatttttgatataatAATTGAGAATCGTAATgaacaaatttatttttttaaggatCATTCAAAAATTATAAGATTTGTTCATTACTTTAAGATCATTCAAAAGCGAACAAGTTCCAAATCATTGGGACAAGGCGAGCCAGCCATTTAATTTCGtgaattaatttcataaaattaggagtaagtaaaaataaaatataattgaaaaattgaatcaaatcattttaattaatttttttaattgatttaattcgattcaattaatattttttaaaaggtttaatttttggtttaattcagttatttttaaatcaaaaattacaaaaactaaatcAACTAATTTGTCcaatttatgaataatttttgttgATTTTATAAACTTTTATAGAATATGATctgtaatttgtgaaattta includes:
- the LOC110672403 gene encoding putative disease resistance protein RGA4 yields the protein MAEGVLFDIAGEIIKKLGSRALQEIGVWWGVKDELKKLKGTVSRIRAVLLDAEKKAALNEQVKDWLGKLQEIVYDADDLIDDFATEALQRQVMTGNRMTKEVSLFFSSSNRLVYGFKMGHKIKAIRKRLLQIDADTESFNLEVHNEERGYTTKVRDQTESSVPEVVIGREGDKTAIIEFLLASNSEENVSVLSIVGIGGLGKTALAQFIFNDEQVRKHFEVKLWVCVSDPFDVKMIVKKILESAKGTKSEELELETLKTDLGKIINGQKYMLVLDDVWNENRERWDSLKKLLVGGSGGSKILVTTRSRKVAEVASTVEPYVLKSLSPTESWSLFLRVALRAQEPKDSSVKKTGEEIVSKCVGVPLAIKTIASILCLKNPETEWLVFLQEELSKIAQNENDILPTLKLSYDHLPSHLKHCFVYCALFPKDYVIDVKTLIHLWIAQGFIESSNSSLCVEDIGLQYFTELWWRSFFQEVERDELGNVESCKMHDLMHDLATSVAGEGICIINSKEKSVDESVRHVSFDFCLNSSQQIPAGLCNALKLRTFFLPRHEFPIREGDVSKLSISKVIVPNFRELRVCDMNRAKIEKVSNSINKLKHLRYLDVSTNVNIVALPNSITNLQNLQVLNVTNCSRLKELPKDIKKLINLRHLYCVGCSNLTHMPRGLGQLTSLRTLTWFVVAKDNSVAKNVGGLNELNSLNNLRGFLQIRNLGYVKNGIINPILEDKSLLQSLFLWSDPNDDANVQSEEIAFQNLQPHPNLKELVVEKYRGTRLPSWFSSLTNLVNIRLLNCRCQHLPPLNQIPSLQMLETWGLRDLEYIEIEGQGASFFPSLKVLILRASRKLIGWRMKRYEDDSDDSTTISSPDLLQFPSLSEFHGVDCPNLSLIPQFPSLDEELELRKVSVQLVQQIFTTSTSSSSSSIVPPLSKLKKLIIGVIKDLEFLPPDGLHNLTSLQQLEIRNCPRLTSLPQEMRSLTSLRELTISGCPLLSERCADKKGEDWPFISHIPNVEVDGKRIQWEGCYLLEDEEKSSTTSEN